From Xenopus tropicalis strain Nigerian chromosome 3, UCB_Xtro_10.0, whole genome shotgun sequence, the proteins below share one genomic window:
- the LOC116409469 gene encoding uncharacterized protein LOC116409469, whose amino-acid sequence MMVMKLLNAVILPPISIPPCVSQNLAKSQNLQDDITVKNLRLLSKLGDSTSRIGDATSGLGGVTSGLIETGLGGVTPEFSKIESELGKLTSVFDRVISGPKDLKSGVGGMESELSDLQSKIGEVMSGLAETVSGLRAMTSELGDVTSGCGKVSCGSMELETKLGRLTSLLGLTEKIVAGLGTNTESALGINCLNNGEIRGKIDDGGLSVIANANLLKGILPNTITKGASGGSTGLVGLLNTVGGIANSVLNGVNGGNPLTGGTSGGSSGLGGLLNTVGGTASDVLNGVIGGNTITGGTSGGSAGVGNLLNTAVGTASGLGGLLNTVGGTASDVLNGVIGGNTITGGSAEVGNLLNTAVGTASGLGGLLNTVGGIASNVLNGVIGGNTITEGTSGGSVGVGNLLNTAVGTANSVLNGGIGGSPLTGGISGGSSGLGGLLNTVGGIASNVLNGVIGGNTITEGTSGGSAGVGNLLNSAVGTANSVLNGGIGGNPLTGGISGVSTGLAGLPNTAVGTANSVLGGDTLTGGISGGSTGLAGLPNTAVGTANNVLGGDTLTGGISGVSTGLAGLPNTAVGTANSVLGGNTLTGGTSGVSTGLAGLPNTAVGIANSVPGGNTLTGGTSGVSTGLAGLPNTAVGTANSVPGGNTLTGGTSGVSTGLAGLPNTADGTANSVPGGNTLTGGTSGVSTGLAGLPNTADGTANSVPGGNTLTGGTSGVSTGLAGLPNTADGTANSVPGGNTLTGGTSGGSTGLGSVVNTVLGTANSVLSGVNGGNSVNTLPLLGLFGKK is encoded by the exons ATGATGGTCATGAAATTACTG aatGCAGTCATTTTACCACCAATCTCGATTCCACCGTGTGTATCTCAA aatTTAGCCAAAAGCCAAAATCTCCAAGATGATATAACAGTAAAAAATTTAAGACTACTATCAAAACTCGGAGATTCAACCTCAAGAATTGGGGATGCTACCTCTGGACTTGGTGGAGTGACATCAGGACTAATAGAGACAGGGCTTGGAGGAGTTACACCAGAATTTAGCAAAATAGAATCAGAGCTGGGTAAATTAACATCAGTGTTTGACAGAGTAATATCAGGCCCTAAGGATTTGAAATCAGGAGTTGGGGGGATGGAATCAGAGCTTAGTGACCTGCAATCAAAAATAGGAGAAGTGATGTCAGGTCTTGCAGAAACTGTCTCTGGGCTCAGAGCCATGACATCAGAACTAGGGGATGTGACATCTGGGTGTGGTAAAGTGTCATGTGGCTCAATGGAACTGGAGACAAAACTTGGAAGACTTACATCATTGTTAGGGCTaacagaaaaaattgttgcagggCTTGGCACAAACACTGAAAGTGCTCTGGGAATAAATTGCTTAAATAATGGGGAGATAAGAGGTAAAATTGATGATGGAGGACTTTCTGTAATAGCTAATGCAAATCTCCTCAAAGGAATTCTGCCTAATACAATAACAAAAGGAGCATCTGGAGGAAGCACAGGATTGGTGGGTTTGCTGAATACAGTTGGTGGAATTGCCAATAGTGTTCTAAATGGAGTTAATGGTGGGAACCCATTAACTGGGGGAACATCTGGAGGAAGTTCAGGATTGGGAGGTTTGTTGAATACTGTTGGTGGAACTGCCAGTGATGTTCTTAATGGAGTTATTGGTGGAAATACCATTACTGGAGGAACATCTGGAGGAAGTGCAGGAGTAGGAAATCTGCTAAATACTGCAGTGGGGACTGCTTCAGGATTGGGGGGTTTGTTGAATACTGTTGGTGGAACTGCCAGTGATGTTCTTAATGGAGTTATTGGTGGAAATACCATTACTGGAGGAAGTGCAGAAGTGGGAAATCTGCTAAATACTGCAGTGGGGACTGCTTCAGGATTGGGAGGTTTGTTGAATACTGTTGGTGGAATTGCCAGTAATGTTCTTAATGGAGTTATTGGTGGAAATACCATAACTGAAGGAACATCTGGAGGAAGTGTAGGAGTGGGAAATCTGCTAAATACTGCAGTGGGGACTGCCAATAGTGTTCTTAATGGAGGTATTGGTGGGAGCCCATTAACTGGGGGAATATCTGGAGGAAGTTCAGGATTGGGAGGTTTGTTGAATACTGTTGGTGGAATTGCCAGTAATGTTCTTAATGGAGTTATTGGTGGAAATACCATAACTGAAGGAACATCTGGAGGAAGTGCAGGAGTGGGAAATCTGCTAAATTCTGCAGTGGGGACTGCCAATAGTGTTCTTAATGGAGGAATTGGTGGGAACCCATTAACTGGGGGAATATCTGGAGTAAGCACAGGATTGGCAGGTTTACCAAATACTGCTGTTGGAACTGCCAATAGTGTTCTTGGTGGGGATACCCTAACTGGGGGAATATCTGGAGGAAGCACAGGATTGGCAGGTTTACCAAATACTGCTGTTGGAACCGCCAATAATGTTCTTGGTGGGGATACCCTAACTGGGGGAATATCTGGAGTAAGCACCGGATTGGCAGGTTTACCAAATACTGCTGTTGGAACCGCCAATAGTGTTCTTGGTGGGAATACCCTAACTGGGGGAACATCTGGAGTAAGCACAGGATTGGCAGGTTTACCAAATACTGCTGTTGGAATCGCCAATAGTGTTCCTGGTGGGAATACCCTAACTGGGGGAACATCTGGAGTAAGCACAGGATTGGCAGGTTTACCAAATACTGCTGTTGGAACCGCCAATAGTGTTCCTGGTGGGAATACCCTAACTGGGGGAACATCTGGAGTAAGCACAGGATTGGCAGGTTTACCAAATACTGCTGATGGAACCGCCAATAGTGTTCCTGGTGGGAATACCCTAACTGGGGGAACATCTGGAGTAAGCACAGGATTGGCAGGTTTACCAAATACTGCTGATGGAACCGCCAATAGTGTTCCTGGTGGGAATACCCTAACTGGGGGAACATCTGGAGTAAGCACAGGATTGGCAGGTTTACCAAATACTGCTGATGGAACCGCCAATAGTGTTCCTGGTGGGAATACCCTAACTGGGGGAACATCTGGAGGAAGCACAGGATTGGGAAGTGTAGTAAATACTGTTCTTGGAACAGCCAATAGTGTTCTCAGTGGAGTTAATGGTGGGAATTCTGTCAACACATTACCGTTACTTggactttttggaaaaaaataa